Proteins from a genomic interval of Micromonospora sp. NBC_00389:
- a CDS encoding SRPBCC family protein, translating into MGVDRDCTEVGDDFVRVTRTINAPIGQVFEYVIDVDLSHIFPRFGHSPAIVASSVTTGWNTPGVRRTNTSDDGSTNEDELLTVEPPNSFSYRVDNFSSQRLREVVDSIEGSWYVSDQEDGTTSIEWTYALNPVDEPAWGGHQGGSAAALHRAAEDGDEHPEGRPRVLTTAPRTGATPGGAAGPAPGVW; encoded by the coding sequence ATGGGCGTCGACCGGGACTGCACCGAGGTGGGGGACGACTTCGTCCGGGTCACCCGTACCATCAACGCTCCCATCGGCCAGGTTTTCGAGTACGTCATCGACGTCGACCTGAGCCACATCTTTCCCAGATTTGGACACTCGCCGGCAATCGTGGCCAGCAGCGTCACCACCGGCTGGAACACCCCAGGCGTGCGCCGGACGAACACCTCTGACGACGGCTCGACCAACGAGGACGAACTACTGACGGTGGAGCCGCCGAACTCGTTCTCGTACCGGGTCGACAATTTCAGCTCGCAGCGGCTGCGCGAGGTGGTCGACAGCATCGAGGGGTCCTGGTACGTCAGCGACCAGGAGGACGGCACCACGAGCATCGAGTGGACGTACGCCCTGAACCCGGTGGACGAGCCGGCCTGGGGCGGCCATCAAGGAGGATCTGCTGCCGCTCTACACCGAGCGGCTGAAGATGGCGATGAGCATCCTGAAGGACGACCTCGAGTGTTGACGACGGCGCCACGGACCGGCGCCACGCCCGGGGGAGCGGCCGGGCCGGCTCCGGGAGTGTGGTGA
- a CDS encoding mechanosensitive ion channel family protein, whose translation MRTALIVLAALATAVVVDLVSGVLIRRGARGRYKWLLEPLRDACRRPAAAILLVGALYYALPPGPAEWQRYLRHAIQLVLVAVSAWLVIKALNVAEAVAFSRLPSDPVTNRRVRRARTQIRPVRRLTVAVVTVLAVGLILITFRPVRLFGISILTSAGVVGAVIGLSARTALGNAFAGIQVAFADGLHVGDVLVVDGEWGRVEEVKLTNVVIRLWDERMLILPTTYFTERPFQNWTRNESRVIGKIQLHVDHTADLDDLRREARRLVESSPLWDRDRWVLQMVDATPQTVVIQVQASAADGASAWDLRCDLREGLIRYLRDQHPQWLPRTRSQYQP comes from the coding sequence ATGCGTACCGCGTTGATCGTGTTGGCCGCGCTGGCGACGGCCGTGGTCGTGGACCTGGTCTCCGGCGTGCTGATCCGCCGGGGTGCCCGTGGCCGCTACAAGTGGCTGCTGGAGCCGCTGCGGGACGCCTGCCGCCGCCCGGCGGCCGCGATCCTGCTGGTCGGGGCGCTGTACTACGCGCTGCCGCCCGGACCGGCCGAGTGGCAGCGTTATCTGCGGCACGCCATCCAGCTGGTCCTGGTCGCCGTCAGTGCGTGGCTGGTGATCAAGGCATTGAACGTTGCCGAAGCGGTCGCGTTCAGCCGACTGCCGAGCGATCCGGTCACCAACCGGCGGGTCCGGCGGGCCCGCACCCAGATCCGCCCGGTGCGGCGGCTCACGGTGGCCGTTGTCACGGTCCTCGCAGTCGGCCTGATCCTGATCACCTTCCGGCCGGTACGCCTCTTCGGCATCTCCATTCTGACCTCGGCCGGGGTGGTCGGCGCGGTGATCGGCCTCTCCGCCCGAACCGCGCTCGGCAACGCGTTCGCCGGCATCCAGGTCGCCTTCGCCGACGGGCTGCACGTCGGCGACGTACTGGTGGTCGACGGCGAATGGGGCCGGGTCGAAGAGGTGAAACTGACCAACGTGGTAATCCGGCTCTGGGACGAACGGATGCTCATCCTGCCGACCACGTACTTCACCGAGCGGCCGTTCCAGAACTGGACCCGGAACGAGTCGCGGGTAATCGGCAAGATCCAGCTACATGTCGACCACACCGCCGACCTGGACGACCTGCGCCGGGAGGCACGCCGACTGGTCGAGTCCTCACCGCTGTGGGATCGAGACCGGTGGGTGCTCCAGATGGTCGACGCCACCCCGCAGACCGTGGTCATCCAGGTGCAGGCCTCGGCCGCGGACGGCGCCAGCGCCTGGGACCTACGCTGCGACCTACGCGAGGGACTGATCCGCTACCTGCGCGACCAGCACCCCCAGTGGCTGCCCCGCACCCGCAGCCAGTACCAGCCCTGA
- a CDS encoding C40 family peptidase — protein sequence MTKIIIGVVTVVVTACFGLPLLLLSSVTGGGPGGCAIAAPPAIRPSGQPPGPGRWDTEQLDITATIIDVGVAKGVPRWGWIVAVATAMQESALRNLPFLGDRNNHDSIGVFQQRPSQGWGTIAQLSEPAYQAGKFFDKLQTVPGWQTMPLTQAAQAVQLSAFPDAYATWTDDALHLVKQLTNTLAACTTDALDALPAGFALPANTPPAVATAIAWAVNQLGTPYHFGGSCTDPHSGDPDKQCDCSSLMQSAYRAAGISIPRVTTDQLNAGKPAADPTLLLPGDLVFIPGSQGTMANPRHVGMYLGDGLIIQAPRTGDIVKITKLSSWIDDIAAIRRIETR from the coding sequence ATGACAAAGATCATCATCGGCGTCGTCACCGTCGTCGTCACCGCCTGCTTCGGCCTGCCCCTCCTGCTGCTGTCCTCCGTCACCGGCGGCGGCCCCGGCGGATGCGCCATCGCCGCCCCGCCCGCCATACGCCCCTCCGGGCAGCCGCCCGGCCCCGGCCGATGGGACACCGAGCAACTCGACATCACCGCAACGATCATCGACGTCGGGGTCGCCAAAGGCGTACCCCGCTGGGGCTGGATCGTCGCCGTCGCCACCGCCATGCAGGAATCCGCCCTGCGCAACCTGCCCTTCCTCGGCGACCGCAACAACCACGACTCCATCGGCGTCTTCCAGCAACGCCCCAGCCAAGGCTGGGGCACCATCGCGCAACTGTCCGAGCCCGCCTACCAGGCCGGCAAGTTCTTCGACAAGCTCCAGACCGTGCCCGGCTGGCAGACGATGCCGCTCACCCAGGCCGCGCAAGCCGTCCAGCTGTCCGCGTTCCCCGACGCCTACGCCACGTGGACCGACGACGCCCTGCACCTCGTGAAGCAGTTGACCAACACCCTCGCCGCCTGCACCACCGACGCCCTCGACGCGCTCCCCGCCGGGTTCGCGCTACCCGCCAACACCCCACCCGCCGTAGCGACCGCCATCGCCTGGGCCGTGAACCAACTCGGCACGCCCTACCACTTCGGCGGCTCCTGCACCGACCCGCACTCCGGCGACCCCGACAAACAATGCGACTGCTCCTCGCTGATGCAATCGGCGTACCGGGCCGCCGGCATCTCCATCCCGCGGGTCACCACCGACCAGCTCAACGCCGGCAAGCCGGCGGCCGACCCGACGCTTCTGCTACCCGGCGACCTCGTGTTCATCCCCGGCAGCCAAGGCACCATGGCCAACCCCCGCCACGTCGGCATGTACCTCGGCGACGGGCTCATCATCCAAGCCCCAAGAACCGGCGACATCGTCAAGATCACCAAGTTGAGCAGCTGGATCGATGACATCGCGGCGATTCGCCGTATCGAGACTCGCTGA
- a CDS encoding DUF932 domain-containing protein, whose protein sequence is MPHELETFADGTTAFASARLSAWHQLGTVTQDTMKAEEIMAAARLGDWGVRTIRTVGIDLVDGVEVQIPADDKRMTVRRNPVTGGTEYLGIVGTDYTVVQNEQCAEMLDRLVDQVGGAHFETAGSLRRGKSVFVTMKLPTSMEIAGVDRLDLYLIGTTSHDGTAALRVDASPIRVICANTQRAAFAHSVGHYTFRHTSNVNSQISQAREALGLMWTYMETFEKAAERMLQTELTMREFEKVVGEVWQVKDNASDQTRNNAKQRLGTLKYLIREADTQKAIAGSRWAGYQAITEYLDHYQPAKNEFARANRVLTGNVGELKVAAFDLLTV, encoded by the coding sequence GTGCCGCACGAACTCGAGACGTTCGCCGACGGAACGACCGCCTTCGCCAGCGCCCGCCTGTCGGCCTGGCACCAGCTCGGCACCGTCACCCAGGACACCATGAAGGCAGAGGAGATCATGGCCGCCGCCCGCCTCGGCGACTGGGGCGTGCGCACCATCCGCACCGTCGGCATCGACCTCGTCGACGGTGTCGAGGTGCAGATCCCCGCCGACGACAAGCGGATGACCGTGCGCCGCAACCCCGTCACCGGCGGCACCGAGTACCTGGGCATCGTCGGCACCGACTACACGGTGGTCCAGAACGAGCAGTGCGCCGAGATGCTCGACCGCCTGGTCGATCAGGTGGGCGGCGCCCACTTCGAGACCGCCGGCAGCCTCCGCCGGGGCAAGAGCGTGTTCGTCACCATGAAGCTGCCTACGTCGATGGAGATCGCCGGGGTGGACCGGCTGGACCTCTACCTGATCGGCACGACCTCCCACGACGGCACCGCCGCCCTGCGGGTGGACGCCAGCCCGATCCGGGTGATCTGCGCGAACACGCAGCGCGCGGCCTTCGCCCACTCGGTCGGTCACTACACGTTCCGGCACACCTCCAACGTCAACTCCCAGATCAGCCAGGCCCGCGAGGCGCTGGGCCTGATGTGGACGTACATGGAGACCTTCGAGAAGGCCGCCGAGCGGATGCTCCAGACCGAGCTGACCATGCGCGAGTTCGAGAAGGTCGTCGGCGAGGTGTGGCAGGTCAAGGACAACGCCTCCGACCAGACCCGCAACAACGCCAAGCAGCGGCTCGGCACCCTCAAGTACCTGATCCGCGAGGCCGACACCCAGAAGGCCATCGCCGGCAGCAGGTGGGCGGGCTACCAGGCCATCACCGAGTACCTCGACCACTACCAGCCCGCCAAGAACGAGTTCGCCCGCGCCAACCGGGTGCTCACCGGCAACGTCGGTGAGCTGAAGGTGGCCGCCTTCGACCTGCTGACGGTCTGA
- a CDS encoding helix-turn-helix domain-containing protein — protein sequence MEHLSLTPATQAVLDALTDLGQGNLHELADKSGKPRSTADKAIKTLADAGVIVAVDTGADPAEGTPARWTLATPSDAEALMPADAADETDVGDPDADNANDQPHMEMGHQLTDAVHGADAKNDRPDDCSDAADKPDTETTDQPGSQIDSDDATDPDDTPDDDADRGEDEQAPTVTAVQPSRPGDRKVMAIKGVLADYGDAGATLDVIVAESGISHPTASRLLTAMEQADAARRLPGLPERWIPGPTKASEVGPNPEPPRCPLCYQVIRGLATAPSATAAVLPLIRADGTLHVIASDGETHVVTLPRRTPQRTPGITASVGRGDASANADGSQPFGRGELEKLTLNVLAANPGRAMSPQDIATAISGQLGRAVSSGAVRNNCTKAAAAGRILLVSDAPLTFAYPAQPDQNPTAHASADHPGQDDNDAEQS from the coding sequence ATGGAACACCTGTCCCTGACGCCTGCCACGCAGGCCGTCCTCGACGCCCTGACCGACCTCGGTCAGGGCAACCTCCACGAGTTGGCCGACAAGTCGGGCAAGCCCCGCTCGACCGCTGACAAGGCGATCAAGACCCTGGCCGACGCCGGTGTCATCGTCGCGGTGGACACCGGCGCCGACCCCGCCGAGGGCACCCCCGCCCGGTGGACCCTCGCTACGCCGAGCGACGCCGAGGCCCTCATGCCTGCCGACGCGGCCGACGAGACCGACGTCGGCGACCCTGACGCCGACAACGCGAACGACCAGCCGCATATGGAGATGGGCCACCAGCTCACCGATGCGGTCCACGGCGCCGACGCCAAGAACGACCGACCGGACGACTGCAGCGACGCCGCCGACAAGCCGGACACCGAGACGACCGACCAGCCCGGCAGCCAGATCGACAGCGACGACGCGACCGACCCCGACGACACACCCGACGACGACGCCGACCGTGGCGAGGACGAGCAGGCACCGACGGTCACCGCCGTGCAGCCCTCTCGACCCGGTGACCGCAAGGTCATGGCCATCAAGGGTGTCCTGGCCGACTACGGCGACGCCGGCGCGACCCTCGACGTGATCGTCGCCGAGAGCGGTATCAGTCACCCGACCGCCTCGCGGCTGCTGACCGCGATGGAGCAGGCCGACGCCGCCCGCCGGCTGCCCGGCCTGCCGGAGCGGTGGATCCCGGGCCCGACGAAGGCCAGCGAGGTCGGCCCGAACCCGGAGCCGCCCCGCTGCCCGCTGTGCTACCAGGTCATCCGCGGCCTGGCGACGGCGCCGAGCGCCACGGCGGCGGTGCTGCCCCTGATCCGGGCGGACGGCACGCTGCATGTCATCGCGTCGGACGGCGAGACCCACGTCGTCACCCTGCCCCGTCGCACGCCGCAACGTACGCCGGGCATCACCGCGAGCGTGGGCCGCGGCGACGCGAGCGCCAACGCCGACGGCAGCCAGCCGTTCGGCCGGGGCGAGTTGGAGAAGCTGACCCTCAACGTCCTGGCCGCGAACCCGGGCCGGGCGATGAGCCCGCAGGACATCGCCACCGCCATCAGCGGACAGCTCGGTCGCGCGGTCAGCTCCGGGGCGGTGCGCAACAACTGCACCAAGGCCGCCGCCGCCGGCCGGATCCTCCTGGTCTCCGATGCGCCGCTGACCTTCGCCTACCCGGCGCAGCCCGACCAGAACCCCACCGCGCACGCCAGCGCGGACCACCCCGGGCAGGACGACAACGACGCCGAGCAGTCCTGA